Proteins from a single region of Scleropages formosus chromosome 24, fSclFor1.1, whole genome shotgun sequence:
- the map2 gene encoding microtubule-associated protein 2 isoform X8, protein MADGQQPTDSTPQWGALHLGAQDSSPSAGNGENDYASYRNFQPAAAPYTGTRENGFNGDLSDGHMVTAEQVSARIVQEVTAEAVAVLKGEQETHQDVDRMLPSAVEESANLPPSPPPSPAAEHFGPLEQATTRAASVPSNGQGHPKAMSDLPSNQLDLASQQPTDQERKLHKDPSKEEEEGILDTDMVPKTTVEKQPSVEVLESSSLMVKSVSSKDQDIWTKDHDNLEDVSSSKEVLWDTKMEVAGETKEAEEEAKESFSGEVNVKPADLSTGDGAKIRLVSIPSSDREEPKQPNFVEPSCSLDLHLESFEIDKSGMSAYFETSALEEDNGEGYYELSDAREEKSSENVPVVPFPTEISHGILSKFPEDAEKNSMEETKTHPPVDRKEECRLSPGKLSLEQRSYSLNIPVASMDQSGGQGRQRNFSPLATDIISYTSGSLDESANYLPTTTPSIEKQSAFPPLILETAASITSPLSSPPAPTSSTKSSPQAESPESPLPMKFCYKNGTVMAPDLPEMLDLAGARSRLTSESADPETMRRKSVPTDVSGIMGDSMNQMVLVDQKTAKSESQLEELGYCVFNEYSGPMPSPADAHSPIGSPPQIFTTMASEEEKDVVLKTVQVQIAEAEKIGVKITPKQDINKGLKENEEEENDEISDGLSVRGKVDAENENVPFENKEKDFLKTGFENDIKGQIGPEVIHDVSREVSLVSPEGFSTEAEAAQPDSVPKPLEMPTETVTLEDTTLGLDGKAKITADTEAEIADYERKIHKLETENRPLSLEEQRELQELREKVKEKPDLVHQEAYEEVDAEDVYQLTGVAKDRLARQMKPSPTSSVESAEEKVHVCESEIPIQQELAFSPKEECLTMSPVLSLEVKTESIKPEMSKQEEDLTASPKQALKEEISVIQGFQEYPEVSVKIDEITPVTSTAQAGLKEQEQEDMEDVELAKEPDEIMEDIKIPLFLQNQNKEESTGEKEGEEVVKVASGLVEPQAIIESVVTVEDDFITVVQTIDKGEEPGHSVRFSAPTEAEKLQTEQEDEEDEEEGSVELAQEVDIEATSLEEFSDIPKVPEVPVDLAKEVQDNKDITESYDDYKDETTIDDSILDTDSAWVDSQDYDRSITTEKIEPLSEMAKSPVRKAPMEKKPKEQVPGRIKGYISTPERKSVRKETSFIPRDEMKKKKAVIKKPDYTKKIDTQTRSPSQKSVLKAAVRQPRPAQHISAKRRSPAVAITGAKQSHSMTRLSRDRMTGSSSRSPEKRSSLPRPASILTRRSHPAELEQSSTSITSSGSTAPRRPTSFRTDSRAENRSGRAPSMTGMESARSRSARSGASTPHTPGSTAITPGTPPSYSCRTPGTPGTPSYPRTPSTPKSLSLLSQDKKVAIIRTPPKSPATTPKQLRIINQPLPDLKSVKSKIGSTDNMKYQPKGGQILILNKKLDFSHVQSKCGSKDNLKHSPRGGNVQIQTKKIDLSHVTSKCGSLDNIHHRPGGGNVRIESVRLDFKEKAQAKVGSLENAHHIPGGGNITIESHKLTFRDMAKARVDHGAEIITQSPRLSGGVSPHRHSHMSSSGSINLLESPQLATLAEDVTAALAKQGL, encoded by the exons ATGGCAGATGGTCAGCAGCCCACGGACAGCACTCCACAGTGGGGAGCGCTCCACCTGGGAGCTCAAGACTCGTCACCTTCTGCAGGAAATGGCGAGAATGACTACGCCTCCTACAGGAACTTTCAACCTGCCGCAGCACCCTACACCGGTACAAGGGAGAACGGCTTCAATGGGGACCTCTCCGATGGACACATGGTGACAGCAG AACAAGTGTCAGCACGTATCGTGCAGGAAGTGACGGCGGAGGCCGTGGCGGTGCTGAAGGGTGAGCAGGAGACCCATCAGGATGTTGACAGGATGCTACCCTCAG CAGTTGAAGAATCAGCCAATCTGCctccatcccctcccccttcaccagCTGCAGAACATTTTGGACCCTTGGAGCAAG CTACCACAAGGGCTGCTTCTGTCCCATCGAATGGCCAGGGACACCCCAAAGCGATGAGTGACCTCCCTTCAAATCAGTTGGATCTGGCATCCCAGCAACCAACAGACCAGGAGAGGAAGCTGCACAAGGATCCCtctaaagaagaagaagaaggaattTTAGATACTGACATGGTACCAAAGACAACTGTTGAAAAGCAGCCTTCTGTAGAAGTTCTTGAATCCAGCAGTCTTATGGTCAAATCTGTCAGTTCCAAGGATCAGGATATATGGACAAAGGATCATGATAACCTTGAGGATGTCAGTAGTTCTAAGGAGGTTCTATGGGACACGAAAATGGAAGTAGCTGGTGAGACTAAGGAAGCTGAGGAAGAAGCAAAAGAGTCTTTTTCAGGTGAGGTTAATGTCAAACCTGCAGACCTTTCTACAGGGGATGGGGCTAAAATCCGACTGGTTTCTATACCAAGTAGTGACAGAGAGGAGCCAAAGCAGCCAAACTTTGTTGAACCTTCATGTTCTTTGGACCTGCATTTAGAAAGTTTTGAAATAGATAAATCTGGGATGTCTGCTTATTTTGAGACTTCAGCCCTTGAGGAAGATAATGGTGAAGGTTATTATGAGTTGAGTGATGCCAGAGAGGAAAAGTCTTCAGAGAATGTCCCAGTGGTTCCTTTCCCAACAGAAATAAGTCACGGCATACTGTCAAAGTTCCCAGAAGATGCTGAGAAAAACTCTatggaagaaacaaaaacacatccccctgtggacaggaaggaggagtGCAGGCTATCACCAGGCAAGTTATCACTGGAGCAGAGAAGCTATTCCTTAAATATTCCTGTTGCATCCATGGATCAGAGTGGAGGGCAAGGTCGGCAACGAAATTTCTCTCCATTAGCAACAGACATCATATCCTACACCAGTGGAAGTCTTGATGAATCTGCAAACTATCTTCCAACCACTACCCCATCTATTGAGAAGCAGTCAGCTTTTCCCCCTTTAATTCTTGAGACAGCTGCCTCTATCACTAGTCCTCTTTCCTCACCACCTGCACCCACATCTAGTACAAAGTCTAGTCCCCAGGCGGAGTCTCCAGAATCACCACTGCCTATGAAGTTCTGTTACAAAAATGGGACAGTAATGGCTCCTGATCTGCCTGAAATGCTGGATCTGGCGGGGGCCAGATCAAGACTAACATCAGAGAGTGCAGACCCTGAAACAATGAGAAGAAAATCTGTTCCTACTGATGTTTCAGGCATTATGGGAGACTCTATGAACCAGATGGTCTTGGTAGaccaaaaaacagcaaaaagtgAAAGCCAATTAGAGGAACTGGGCTACTGTGTGTTTAATGAGTACTCTGGACCCATGCCTTCTCCTGCTGATGCTCATAGTCCCATTGGTTCTCCTCCCCAAATCTTTACCACGATGGCATCAGAAGAAGAGAAGGATGTTGTGCTGAAAACAGTGCAAGTGCAGATAGCAGAAGCTGAAAAAATTGGAGTTAAGATCACCCCAAAACAAGACATTAACAAGGggttgaaagaaaatgaagaggaagaaaatgATGAGATCAGTGATGGACTTTCTGTGAGAGGTAAAGTagatgcagaaaatgaaaatgtgccttttgaaaataaagaaaaggattttttaaagACTGGATTTGAAAATGATATTAAAGGTCAAATTGGTCCTGAAGTTATCCATGATGTCTCAAGAGAAGTGTCTCTTGTCTCACCAGAGGGATTTAGTACAGAGGCAGAGGCTGCACAGCCTGATAGTGTGCCCAAGCCTTTAGAAATGCCAACTGAGACAGTAACTCTTGAGGACACAACCCTTGGACTTGATGGTAAGGCAAAGATAACAGCAGATACAGAGGCTGAAATAGCAGACTATGAAaggaaaatacataaattgGAAACAGAGAACAGGCCTTTAAGTTTGGAGGAACAGCGTGAGTTGCAGGAGCTGAGAGAAAAAGTTAAGGAGAAACCAGACTTAGTGCATCAGGAAGCTTATGAGGAGGTAGATGCTGAAGATGTATATCAACTTACAGGTGTGGCAAAGGATAGGCTTGCAAGACAGATGAAACCTTCACCTACATCTTCTGTTGAGAGTGCAGAAGAGAAAGTACATGTGTGTGAATCTGAAATCCCCATCCAACAAGAATtagctttttctccaaaagaagaATGCTTGACAATGTCTCCAGTACTGTCTTTGGAGGTTAAAACAGAATCCATTAAACCTGAGATGTCCAAGCAGGAAGAGGACCTAACTGCTTCCCCAAAGCAGGCTCTTAAGGAGGAAATTTCAGTGATTCAAGGGTTCCAGGAATATCCAGAAGTATCTGTAAAGATAGATGAAATAACTCCGGTTACATCAACTGCCCAGGCAGGGCTTaaagaacaagaacaagagGATATGGAGGATGTGGAGTTAGCTAAGGAACCAGATGAAATCATGGAAGACATCAAAATACCTTTGTTTCTTCAGAACCAGAATAAAGAGGAGAGcactggagagaaggagggggaagaggTGGTAAAAGTGGCAAGTGGGTTGGTGGAGCCCCAGGCAATAATTGAATCTGTCGTCACTGTGGAGGATGACTTCATCACTGTAGTGCAAACTATCGACAAGGGAGAGGAACCTGGCCATAGTGTTCGTTTCTCTGCCCCAACTGAGGCTGAAAAGTTGCAGACTGAGCaagaggatgaggaagatgaggaggagggaTCAGTTGAGCTGGCACAGGAAGTTGACATTGAAGCAACCAGTCTGGAAGAGTTTTCTGATATCCCTAAAGTTCCAGAGGTTCCAGTTGATCTTGCAAAAGAAGTTCAGGACAACAAAGACATAACAGAATCTTATGATGACTACAAGGATGAGACCACCATTGATGACTCCATTTTAGACACAGACAGTGCCTGGGTTGACTCTCAAG ATTATGACAGGAGCATCACGACTGAAAAAATCGAACCGCTCTCAGAAATGGCCAAAAGTCCTGTCAGGAAAGCGCCGATGGAAAAGAAGCCAAAGGAACAGGTTCCAGGAAGAATCAAGGGGTACATCTCTACCCCTGAGCGCAAGTCAGTGCGAAAGGAGACCAGCTTTATTCCAAGAGAtgagatgaagaagaaaaaag CTGTGATTAAGAAGCCTGACTATACTAAAAAAATAGATACTCAAACCCGTTCTCCCTCCCAGAAGAGTGTGTTAAAGGCCGCAGTTAGGCAACCCAGGCCTGCTCAGCACATCAGTGCTAAACGGAGATCCCCAG CTGTGGCAATAACCGGAGCAAAGCAGTCTCACAGTATGACTCGACTTTCCCGCGATCGAATGACT GGCAGCAGTTCACGAAGTCCAGAGAAACGGTCTTCCTTGCCAAGGCCTGCTTCAATTCTGACCCGTCGCTCCCACCCAGCTGAACTGGAACAGAGCTCCACCTCTATCACCAGCTCTGGCTCCACGGCTCCACGACGGCCCACCT CTTTTCGTACTGACAGCAGAGCAGAAAACAGGTCTGGAAGAGCACCTAGTATGACAG GGATGGAATCAGCCCGATCTCGTTCAGCCCGCAGTGGAGCCTCCACTCCTCATACACCTGGGTCCACAGCCATCACACCTGGGACTCCACCCAGCTACTCATGTCGCACCCCAGGCACCCCAGGCACCCCCAGCTACCCACGTACCCCCAGCACACCAAAGTCCTTGAGCCTGCTGTCCCAGGATAAGAAAGTAGCCATCATCCGTACACCACCCAAGTCACCTGCCACCACGCCCAAACAGCTGCGCATCATCAACCAGCCCCTTCCTGACCTTAAGAGTGTCAAGTCCAAGATTGGCTCTACTGACAACATGAAGTACCAGCCCAAGGGGGGACAG ATTCTGATTTTAAACAAGAAGTTGGACTTCAGTCACGTACAGTCAAAATGTGGATCCAAGGATAATCTGAAGCACAGTCCTCGTGGAGGCAAT GTCCAAATTCAAACCAAGAAGATTGATCTTAGTCATGTGACCTCTAAGTGTGGCTCACTGGACAATATCCATCACCGCCCAG GTGGTGGCAATGTGCGCATTGAGAGTGTGAGGCTGGACTTCAAAGAAAAGGCCCAGGCTAAGGTGGGCTCTCTGGAAAATGCCCACCACATTCCTGGAGGGGGTAATATAACT ATTGAGAGCCACAAGCTGACATTCCGGGACATGGCAAAGGCACGTGTTGACCATGGCGCAGAGATTATCACGCAGTCACCAAGGCTGTCAGGTGGTGTTTCCCCACACCGCCACAGCCACATGTCCTCTTCTGGCAGCATCAACCTGCTGGAGTCGCCACAGCTGGCTACACTAGCAGAGGATGTCACTGCTGCCTTGGCCAAGCAGGGCTTG
- the map2 gene encoding microtubule-associated protein 2 isoform X7: MADGQQPTDSTPQWGALHLGAQDSSPSAGNGENDYASYRNFQPAAAPYTGTRENGFNGDLSDGHMVTAEQVSARIVQEVTAEAVAVLKGEQETHQDVDRMLPSAVEESANLPPSPPPSPAAEHFGPLEQALKTETGRPVDSWQTSSTGPDFPEMKEQSEELNLQQHPMLVTSDKEKETLMLKGFSDSYDIDQATTRAASVPSNGQGHPKAMSDLPSNQLDLASQQPTDQERKLHKDPSKEEEEGILDTDMVPKTTVEKQPSVEVLESSSLMVKSVSSKDQDIWTKDHDNLEDVSSSKEVLWDTKMEVAGETKEAEEEAKESFSGEVNVKPADLSTGDGAKIRLVSIPSSDREEPKQPNFVEPSCSLDLHLESFEIDKSGMSAYFETSALEEDNGEGYYELSDAREEKSSENVPVVPFPTEISHGILSKFPEDAEKNSMEETKTHPPVDRKEECRLSPGKLSLEQRSYSLNIPVASMDQSGGQGRQRNFSPLATDIISYTSGSLDESANYLPTTTPSIEKQSAFPPLILETAASITSPLSSPPAPTSSTKSSPQAESPESPLPMKFCYKNGTVMAPDLPEMLDLAGARSRLTSESADPETMRRKSVPTDVSGIMGDSMNQMVLVDQKTAKSESQLEELGYCVFNEYSGPMPSPADAHSPIGSPPQIFTTMASEEEKDVVLKTVQVQIAEAEKIGVKITPKQDINKGLKENEEEENDEISDGLSVRGKVDAENENVPFENKEKDFLKTGFENDIKGQIGPEVIHDVSREVSLVSPEGFSTEAEAAQPDSVPKPLEMPTETVTLEDTTLGLDGKAKITADTEAEIADYERKIHKLETENRPLSLEEQRELQELREKVKEKPDLVHQEAYEEVDAEDVYQLTGVAKDRLARQMKPSPTSSVESAEEKVHVCESEIPIQQELAFSPKEECLTMSPVLSLEVKTESIKPEMSKQEEDLTASPKQALKEEISVIQGFQEYPEVSVKIDEITPVTSTAQAGLKEQEQEDMEDVELAKEPDEIMEDIKIPLFLQNQNKEESTGEKEGEEVVKVASGLVEPQAIIESVVTVEDDFITVVQTIDKGEEPGHSVRFSAPTEAEKLQTEQEDEEDEEEGSVELAQEVDIEATSLEEFSDIPKVPEVPVDLAKEVQDNKDITESYDDYKDETTIDDSILDTDSAWVDSQDYDRSITTEKIEPLSEMAKSPVRKAPMEKKPKEQVPGRIKGYISTPERKSVRKETSFIPRDEMKKKKAVIKKPDYTKKIDTQTRSPSQKSVLKAAVRQPRPAQHISAKRRSPAVAITGAKQSHSMTRLSRDRMTGSSSRSPEKRSSLPRPASILTRRSHPAELEQSSTSITSSGSTAPRRPTSFRTDSRAENRSGRAPSMTGMESARSRSARSGASTPHTPGSTAITPGTPPSYSCRTPGTPGTPSYPRTPSTPKSLSLLSQDKKVAIIRTPPKSPATTPKQLRIINQPLPDLKSVKSKIGSTDNMKYQPKGGQILILNKKLDFSHVQSKCGSKDNLKHSPRGGNVQIQTKKIDLSHVTSKCGSLDNIHHRPGGGNVRIESVRLDFKEKAQAKVGSLENAHHIPGGGNITIESHKLTFRDMAKARVDHGAEIITQSPRLSGGVSPHRHSHMSSSGSINLLESPQLATLAEDVTAALAKQGL; this comes from the exons ATGGCAGATGGTCAGCAGCCCACGGACAGCACTCCACAGTGGGGAGCGCTCCACCTGGGAGCTCAAGACTCGTCACCTTCTGCAGGAAATGGCGAGAATGACTACGCCTCCTACAGGAACTTTCAACCTGCCGCAGCACCCTACACCGGTACAAGGGAGAACGGCTTCAATGGGGACCTCTCCGATGGACACATGGTGACAGCAG AACAAGTGTCAGCACGTATCGTGCAGGAAGTGACGGCGGAGGCCGTGGCGGTGCTGAAGGGTGAGCAGGAGACCCATCAGGATGTTGACAGGATGCTACCCTCAG CAGTTGAAGAATCAGCCAATCTGCctccatcccctcccccttcaccagCTGCAGAACATTTTGGACCCTTGGAGCAAG CCCTGAAGACAGAAACAGGGAGGCCGGTTGACAGTTGGCAGACCAGTTCTACAGGTCCAGATTTCCCGGAAATGAAGGAGCAGTCAGAAGAGCTGAATTTACAGCAACACCCAATGCTTGTTACTTCAGATAAAGAGAAAGAAACTCTTATGTTAAAAGGTTTTTCTGATTCTTATGATATTGATCAAGCTACCACAAGGGCTGCTTCTGTCCCATCGAATGGCCAGGGACACCCCAAAGCGATGAGTGACCTCCCTTCAAATCAGTTGGATCTGGCATCCCAGCAACCAACAGACCAGGAGAGGAAGCTGCACAAGGATCCCtctaaagaagaagaagaaggaattTTAGATACTGACATGGTACCAAAGACAACTGTTGAAAAGCAGCCTTCTGTAGAAGTTCTTGAATCCAGCAGTCTTATGGTCAAATCTGTCAGTTCCAAGGATCAGGATATATGGACAAAGGATCATGATAACCTTGAGGATGTCAGTAGTTCTAAGGAGGTTCTATGGGACACGAAAATGGAAGTAGCTGGTGAGACTAAGGAAGCTGAGGAAGAAGCAAAAGAGTCTTTTTCAGGTGAGGTTAATGTCAAACCTGCAGACCTTTCTACAGGGGATGGGGCTAAAATCCGACTGGTTTCTATACCAAGTAGTGACAGAGAGGAGCCAAAGCAGCCAAACTTTGTTGAACCTTCATGTTCTTTGGACCTGCATTTAGAAAGTTTTGAAATAGATAAATCTGGGATGTCTGCTTATTTTGAGACTTCAGCCCTTGAGGAAGATAATGGTGAAGGTTATTATGAGTTGAGTGATGCCAGAGAGGAAAAGTCTTCAGAGAATGTCCCAGTGGTTCCTTTCCCAACAGAAATAAGTCACGGCATACTGTCAAAGTTCCCAGAAGATGCTGAGAAAAACTCTatggaagaaacaaaaacacatccccctgtggacaggaaggaggagtGCAGGCTATCACCAGGCAAGTTATCACTGGAGCAGAGAAGCTATTCCTTAAATATTCCTGTTGCATCCATGGATCAGAGTGGAGGGCAAGGTCGGCAACGAAATTTCTCTCCATTAGCAACAGACATCATATCCTACACCAGTGGAAGTCTTGATGAATCTGCAAACTATCTTCCAACCACTACCCCATCTATTGAGAAGCAGTCAGCTTTTCCCCCTTTAATTCTTGAGACAGCTGCCTCTATCACTAGTCCTCTTTCCTCACCACCTGCACCCACATCTAGTACAAAGTCTAGTCCCCAGGCGGAGTCTCCAGAATCACCACTGCCTATGAAGTTCTGTTACAAAAATGGGACAGTAATGGCTCCTGATCTGCCTGAAATGCTGGATCTGGCGGGGGCCAGATCAAGACTAACATCAGAGAGTGCAGACCCTGAAACAATGAGAAGAAAATCTGTTCCTACTGATGTTTCAGGCATTATGGGAGACTCTATGAACCAGATGGTCTTGGTAGaccaaaaaacagcaaaaagtgAAAGCCAATTAGAGGAACTGGGCTACTGTGTGTTTAATGAGTACTCTGGACCCATGCCTTCTCCTGCTGATGCTCATAGTCCCATTGGTTCTCCTCCCCAAATCTTTACCACGATGGCATCAGAAGAAGAGAAGGATGTTGTGCTGAAAACAGTGCAAGTGCAGATAGCAGAAGCTGAAAAAATTGGAGTTAAGATCACCCCAAAACAAGACATTAACAAGGggttgaaagaaaatgaagaggaagaaaatgATGAGATCAGTGATGGACTTTCTGTGAGAGGTAAAGTagatgcagaaaatgaaaatgtgccttttgaaaataaagaaaaggattttttaaagACTGGATTTGAAAATGATATTAAAGGTCAAATTGGTCCTGAAGTTATCCATGATGTCTCAAGAGAAGTGTCTCTTGTCTCACCAGAGGGATTTAGTACAGAGGCAGAGGCTGCACAGCCTGATAGTGTGCCCAAGCCTTTAGAAATGCCAACTGAGACAGTAACTCTTGAGGACACAACCCTTGGACTTGATGGTAAGGCAAAGATAACAGCAGATACAGAGGCTGAAATAGCAGACTATGAAaggaaaatacataaattgGAAACAGAGAACAGGCCTTTAAGTTTGGAGGAACAGCGTGAGTTGCAGGAGCTGAGAGAAAAAGTTAAGGAGAAACCAGACTTAGTGCATCAGGAAGCTTATGAGGAGGTAGATGCTGAAGATGTATATCAACTTACAGGTGTGGCAAAGGATAGGCTTGCAAGACAGATGAAACCTTCACCTACATCTTCTGTTGAGAGTGCAGAAGAGAAAGTACATGTGTGTGAATCTGAAATCCCCATCCAACAAGAATtagctttttctccaaaagaagaATGCTTGACAATGTCTCCAGTACTGTCTTTGGAGGTTAAAACAGAATCCATTAAACCTGAGATGTCCAAGCAGGAAGAGGACCTAACTGCTTCCCCAAAGCAGGCTCTTAAGGAGGAAATTTCAGTGATTCAAGGGTTCCAGGAATATCCAGAAGTATCTGTAAAGATAGATGAAATAACTCCGGTTACATCAACTGCCCAGGCAGGGCTTaaagaacaagaacaagagGATATGGAGGATGTGGAGTTAGCTAAGGAACCAGATGAAATCATGGAAGACATCAAAATACCTTTGTTTCTTCAGAACCAGAATAAAGAGGAGAGcactggagagaaggagggggaagaggTGGTAAAAGTGGCAAGTGGGTTGGTGGAGCCCCAGGCAATAATTGAATCTGTCGTCACTGTGGAGGATGACTTCATCACTGTAGTGCAAACTATCGACAAGGGAGAGGAACCTGGCCATAGTGTTCGTTTCTCTGCCCCAACTGAGGCTGAAAAGTTGCAGACTGAGCaagaggatgaggaagatgaggaggagggaTCAGTTGAGCTGGCACAGGAAGTTGACATTGAAGCAACCAGTCTGGAAGAGTTTTCTGATATCCCTAAAGTTCCAGAGGTTCCAGTTGATCTTGCAAAAGAAGTTCAGGACAACAAAGACATAACAGAATCTTATGATGACTACAAGGATGAGACCACCATTGATGACTCCATTTTAGACACAGACAGTGCCTGGGTTGACTCTCAAG ATTATGACAGGAGCATCACGACTGAAAAAATCGAACCGCTCTCAGAAATGGCCAAAAGTCCTGTCAGGAAAGCGCCGATGGAAAAGAAGCCAAAGGAACAGGTTCCAGGAAGAATCAAGGGGTACATCTCTACCCCTGAGCGCAAGTCAGTGCGAAAGGAGACCAGCTTTATTCCAAGAGAtgagatgaagaagaaaaaag CTGTGATTAAGAAGCCTGACTATACTAAAAAAATAGATACTCAAACCCGTTCTCCCTCCCAGAAGAGTGTGTTAAAGGCCGCAGTTAGGCAACCCAGGCCTGCTCAGCACATCAGTGCTAAACGGAGATCCCCAG CTGTGGCAATAACCGGAGCAAAGCAGTCTCACAGTATGACTCGACTTTCCCGCGATCGAATGACT GGCAGCAGTTCACGAAGTCCAGAGAAACGGTCTTCCTTGCCAAGGCCTGCTTCAATTCTGACCCGTCGCTCCCACCCAGCTGAACTGGAACAGAGCTCCACCTCTATCACCAGCTCTGGCTCCACGGCTCCACGACGGCCCACCT CTTTTCGTACTGACAGCAGAGCAGAAAACAGGTCTGGAAGAGCACCTAGTATGACAG GGATGGAATCAGCCCGATCTCGTTCAGCCCGCAGTGGAGCCTCCACTCCTCATACACCTGGGTCCACAGCCATCACACCTGGGACTCCACCCAGCTACTCATGTCGCACCCCAGGCACCCCAGGCACCCCCAGCTACCCACGTACCCCCAGCACACCAAAGTCCTTGAGCCTGCTGTCCCAGGATAAGAAAGTAGCCATCATCCGTACACCACCCAAGTCACCTGCCACCACGCCCAAACAGCTGCGCATCATCAACCAGCCCCTTCCTGACCTTAAGAGTGTCAAGTCCAAGATTGGCTCTACTGACAACATGAAGTACCAGCCCAAGGGGGGACAG ATTCTGATTTTAAACAAGAAGTTGGACTTCAGTCACGTACAGTCAAAATGTGGATCCAAGGATAATCTGAAGCACAGTCCTCGTGGAGGCAAT GTCCAAATTCAAACCAAGAAGATTGATCTTAGTCATGTGACCTCTAAGTGTGGCTCACTGGACAATATCCATCACCGCCCAG GTGGTGGCAATGTGCGCATTGAGAGTGTGAGGCTGGACTTCAAAGAAAAGGCCCAGGCTAAGGTGGGCTCTCTGGAAAATGCCCACCACATTCCTGGAGGGGGTAATATAACT ATTGAGAGCCACAAGCTGACATTCCGGGACATGGCAAAGGCACGTGTTGACCATGGCGCAGAGATTATCACGCAGTCACCAAGGCTGTCAGGTGGTGTTTCCCCACACCGCCACAGCCACATGTCCTCTTCTGGCAGCATCAACCTGCTGGAGTCGCCACAGCTGGCTACACTAGCAGAGGATGTCACTGCTGCCTTGGCCAAGCAGGGCTTG